In the genome of candidate division WOR-3 bacterium, the window CGGGGTCGGAGTTGAACGCGCGCACCAGTTGCGGCGCCAGAAAGAAGAGGAACGGCAGCGCCGCTCCCTGAATGCCGAATGCCAGCCAGCTCACCCTTTGCCCGACTCGCCACGCCAGCTCGGGCCGGCCCTGGCCCAGGCTCTGCCCGACGAGCGTCTGGCCGGCGGACGCGAGCCCGCCGAGGTAGATGTACATCAGCGCCAGCAGCCGCAGCCCGATGCCGAACGCCGCCGTCGCCTCGGTGCCGAACCCGGTCACGATGCCGAAGAGCAGCATTCCGGTCAAGGGTCGGGTGACGCCCTGGAGACCGGCAGCGCCGCCGATACCGAATATCGCCCGGGCCGTGGCCCAGCGCAGCCTGCCTCCAAGCGTGAGCAGCCCGCGCCGGCGGAAGATAACAAACATAACCGCAAGCCCGGCCGTCTGCGTCGCCACCGTGGCGATTGCCGCGCCGGCAACCCCCAGCCGCGGCAGCCCGAGCCAGCCGAAGATGAGCAGCGGGTCGAGTACGATGTTGGCGACGTTGGCCCAGAGCCAGACCATCATCGGCGTCTTCGTATCGCCGAGTGCCTGGAACCCGGCGTAGACCGTCATCCCCACGAAGAAGCCGGGCAGCGAGGCCA includes:
- a CDS encoding MATE family efflux transporter, with amino-acid sequence ASLPGFFVGMTVYAGFQALGDTKTPMMVWLWANVANIVLDPLLIFGWLGLPRLGVAGAAIATVATQTAGLAVMFVIFRRRGLLTLGGRLRWATARAIFGIGGAAGLQGVTRPLTGMLLFGIVTGFGTEATAAFGIGLRLLALMYIYLGGLASAGQTLVGQSLGQGRPELAWRVGQRVSWLAFGIQGAALPFLFFLAPQLVRAFNSDPAVVHYGVDYLRVLAPLLVMVGLSTGWDSAMRGAGDTTPVMVAALVANWAVKIPAALLLARWLGLNGVWLGIGLSLVVETALLGGSYFRRGWLRKEVRWEAA